The Oncorhynchus masou masou isolate Uvic2021 chromosome 6, UVic_Omas_1.1, whole genome shotgun sequence genome has a window encoding:
- the LOC135541025 gene encoding solute carrier family 2, facilitated glucose transporter member 10-like, giving the protein MQFQLTCVQQEAVVSTLLIGALQASLVGGWLIDRYGRRNSIILSNVLILAGSLVLVSTSYLALVVGRITVGFAICISSMSCCVFVLKMVTDKHRFFFGPNEVCITVGILGAYAMNYILSDTRHGWKYLFGSAIVLTLAQFVSIWFLPSNAGAPAKCQRAGARSQRGLIRFIEDHEVENSATVSNILDNAQYSIVHLLQRLDNMRTRTMIGLGLVIYHQFTGQPNVLFYSSTVFHSVGFESNASAVLASVGMEVVKVIATLVSMVFANRVGRRPLLIGGCTVMSVCLITIGLLSRRSVVNTKTPCSAGDNVFTDENANKAQ; this is encoded by the exons ATGCAG TTCCAGCTCACCTGTGTCCAGCAGGAGGCGGTGGTCAGTACCCTTCTGATTGGGGCCTTGCAGGCTTCCCTGGTCGGCGGGTGGCTGATTGACCGCTATGGCCGAAGGAATTCCATCATCCTCAGCAACGTCCTTATCCTGGCAGGGAGTCTGGTCCTGGTTAGCACCTCTTACTTAGCGCTGGTGGTGGGAAGAATCACGGTGGGCTTCGCCATATGCATCTCCTCCATGTcctgctgtgtctttgtgttgAAGATGGTCACCGACAAGCATAGGTTTTTTTTTGGACCCAACGAAGTCTGTATCACCGTGGGCATTCTGGGAGCTTATGCCATGAACTATATCCTGTCTGATACCAGACATGGATGGAAATATCTGTTTGGGTCAGCCATCGTGCTGACTTTGGCTCAGTTCGTCTCCATTTGGTTCCTCCCATCCAATGCTGGAGCACCTGCAAAATGCCAAAGGGCAGGCGCTCGAAGCCAAAGAGGCCTTATTCGCTTCATTGAGGATCACGAAGTAGAGAATTCAGCAACCGTTTCCAACATACTTGATAACGCACAGTACAGCATTGTGCACCTCTTACAACGGCTGGATAACATGAGGACCAGGACTATGATAGGGCTGGGCTTGGTGATCTATCATCAGTTCACCGGTCAGCCCAACGTGCTCTTCTACAGCTCAACCGTCTTTCATTCAGTGGGCTTTGAGAGTAATGCCTCAGCAGTGCTGGCATCCGTGGGCATGGAGGTAGTCAAAGTGATCGCCACCTTGGTCTCCATGGTGTTTGCCAATAGGGTTGGCAGGAGGCCTCTGCTCATCGGTGGATGTACagtaatgtctgtgtgtttgatcACCATAGGACTTCTGAGCAGGCGTTCGGTGGTCAACACCAAGACACCCTGTAGTGCTGGGGATAACGTTTTCACAGATGAAAATGCTAATAAAGCACAATAG
- the LOC135541404 gene encoding casein kinase II subunit alpha-like — MSGPVPSRARVYTDVNTQRPREYWDYESHVVEWGNQDDFQLVRKLGRGKYSEVFEAINITNNEKVVVKILKPVKKKKIKREIKILENLRGGPNVISLVDIVKDPVSRTPALVFEHVNNTDFKQLYQTLTDYDIRFYMFEILKALDYSHSMGIMHRDVKPHNVMIDHEHRKLRLIDWGLAEFYHPGQEYNVRVASRYFKGPELLVDYQMYDYSLDMWSLGCMLASMVFRKEPFFHGHDNYDQLVRIAKVLGTEDLYDYIDKYNIELEPRFNDILGRHSRKRWERFVHSENQQLISPEGLDFLDKLLRYDHQARLTAREAMDHPYFYPIVKEQGRMPGSANLPCGNTAVSTANMITGISALPVATALVTLTGSPVLSAATNALSVPVPAAAGPPQ; from the exons ATGTCAGGACCCGTGCCGAGTCGGGCCCGCGTGTACACCGATGTCAACACACAACGGCCCAGGGAGTACTGGGACTATGAGTCCCATGTGGTGGAATGGGG AAATCAAGATGACTTCCAGTTGGTGCGGAAGCTGGGACGTGGGAAGTATAGTGAAGTGTTTGAAGCAATCAACATCACCAACAACGAGAAGGTTGTGGTGAAAATACTCAAG CCTGTCAAGAAGAAGAAAATCAAGCGTGAAATTAAGATCCTGGAGAACCTCCGCGGAGGCCCCAACGTCATCTCCCTTGTAGACATCGTCAAAGACCCAGTG TCTCGGACTCCGGCCTTGGTCTTTGAACATGTCAACAACACAGACTTCAAG CAATTGTACCAGACCCTAACGGACTATGACATCCGGTTCTACATGTTCGAGATCCTCAAG GCCCTGGACTACTCCCACAGCATGGGAATCATGCACAGGGACGTGAAACCCCACAACGTGATGATTGATCACGAACACCGCAAG CTGCGCCTTATTGACTGGGGTCTGGCTGAGTTCTACCACCCGGGACAGGAGTATAATGTCCGAGTGGCTTCTCGCTACTTCAAAGGACCTGAGCTTCTGGTCGATTATCAG ATGTATGACTACAGTCTGGACATGTGGAGCTTGGGCTGCATGTTGGCCAGCATGGTCTTCAGGAAGGAGCCTTTCTTCCACGGCCACGACAACTACGACCAG TTGGTGAGAATAGCCAAGGTGTTGGGAACGGAAGACCTGTACGACTACATTGACAAGTACAACATAGAGTTGGAGCCTCGGTTCAATGACATTCTGGGAAG ACACTCTCGTAAGCGGTGGGAGCGCTTCGTCCACAGTGAGAACCAGCAACTGATCAGTCCTGAGGGTCTGGACTTTCTGGACAAGCTGCTGCGCTATGACCATCAGGCCCGGTTGACTGCCCGCGAGGCCATGGATCACCCCTACTTCT ATCCCATTGTGAAAGAGCAGGGTCGCATGCCTGGGTCGGCTAACCTACCCTGTGGAAATACAGCCGTGAGCACAGCCAACATGATCACTG GCATCTCTGCCTTGCCAGTCGCTACTGCCCTGGTCACCCTCACCGGCTCGCCCGTTCTCTCTGCTGCCACCAACGCCCTGAGCGTCCCCGTGCCCGCCGCTGCTGGTCCCCCCCAGTGA